Genomic DNA from Marnyiella aurantia:
ATAATGCAATTCTATTTGAATAAATGACCGAAGAGACCAAAATAAAAACAGTATCGGCATTAGAATTCTTTATATAATTTTTCAGCGACTCTTCTTTCCAATAATCGGTGAGCCACAGCAATTCCCGCATAAAAGTGAATAGTGGACTGCTAACTTGTTTATATATCTTCTTGACCTTATTCTCCTGCAAAGTTTTAACATTTTCTTTAGCGCTGTTAGAAGGCACAACACTACCAACTTTCTCTTTACGAATGAATAGACGACGTAGGAGTGAGATTTCCCTTATCTGATAAAAATTATTACAGAATTTTGATTTAGGAAAATCAGCTCTCGTATATACGGAGTAGATATTGGCGGGGTCAAACTGTTTAAAAAGATTCTGAAGTGTGTTTGATCCTCCTTCATCATTCCATGTATGTACGGAAATTACTAAAATATTCTTATTGTTTTCTTCCATTCCATTAGACAATGTCAATTAACTTAAAAAAGTTAATATTTATAGTTAGATTTATGATTTGAGCATCAGACAATTTACTTTTTTAGCAGGTAAGAGTTAATATTGTAACTGTTGATGTGTTGAAACCTGCTAATTCTTCTTTATGAACTTAAGGTATTCGCTCCAGTCGCCAATATCTGTCCACGATTTTTCGCTTACCGGAAAACAGCCTACCCTGCCACCGGCGCTGCGGGTCTTTTCAATAAGTTCAGTGATATGGAAGAACTGGTTTTCTGGGATGTCATCTATAAGTTCAGGATCCAGCAGGTAGACCCCCGTATTGATCATATAGCTGATGTCCGGCTTTTCAGACAGGCTTTCCAACGTGCCGTTCTCGCCGGATTCCACCACACCGTATGGGATACGGTAAGTCTTTACCGCTGCAACAATTGTAATTTTATTTTTGTTCCTTACATGATAATCATAAACATCGCGGTAGTCCTGGTCTATAAGGATATCGCAGTTGGAGACAAAAAAGGGAGTTGTAATCTTATCTTTAAGCAGTGACACACTGCCGATGGTTCCGAGAGGTATTTCCTCTTTAAAGAAATCCACATTGTATTTGATTTCCAGATTATCAAGATAGTACTTTAAGATCTCATATTTATAATTAACTGACATATAAAACCTGGTGCAGCCTATGG
This window encodes:
- a CDS encoding nucleotidyltransferase family protein yields the protein MNRKTLDLSIDSGRTILQVLEKMDHERVKSLIVNREDRFFGMITIGDLQRAIIKGHSLTEAIDPIVDTHKIYATVDDDMEVVKAKMHRLRAEFMPLVSASGELLDVYYWQDLFEMHQSEAREKIDLPVVIMAGGQGTRLRPLTNVIPKPLIPLNEKTILELILDQFCAIGCTRFYMSVNYKYEILKYYLDNLEIKYNVDFFKEEIPLGTIGSVSLLKDKITTPFFVSNCDILIDQDYRDVYDYHVRNKNKITIVAAVKTYRIPYGVVESGENGTLESLSEKPDISYMINTGVYLLDPELIDDIPENQFFHITELIEKTRSAGGRVGCFPVSEKSWTDIGDWSEYLKFIKKN